One Pseudomonas fluorescens genomic region harbors:
- a CDS encoding YbjN domain-containing protein: MTQLISHVSPKSLTEVLQAAGYRVNETEQNGIVQLLSASQGIGYAVRFGNPAREPDNYVDFTFSCALRVQGDLPQGVAEQWNATRRFARLSLQGEFLVMEMDVVLAAGVSNDHLRGNLELWDRLLQEFIVYLRDFSQATSAQTAKAAVAEQEEVAL; this comes from the coding sequence ATGACTCAATTGATCAGCCACGTATCGCCAAAGTCCCTCACCGAAGTCCTGCAAGCTGCAGGTTATCGCGTCAACGAAACCGAACAGAACGGCATCGTCCAGTTGCTCAGCGCCAGCCAGGGCATCGGCTACGCGGTGCGCTTCGGTAACCCGGCGAGGGAGCCGGACAACTACGTCGATTTCACCTTCAGCTGTGCGCTGCGAGTGCAAGGTGATTTGCCTCAGGGCGTGGCCGAGCAGTGGAACGCCACGCGGCGTTTTGCCCGATTGTCGTTGCAGGGCGAGTTCCTGGTGATGGAAATGGACGTGGTGCTCGCCGCCGGCGTTAGCAACGATCACCTGCGCGGCAATCTGGAATTGTGGGATCGCCTGTTACAGGAGTTCATCGTTTATCTGCGCGACTTCAGCCAGGCCACATCCGCGCAAACCGCTAAAGCCGCCGTGGCGGAGCAAGAGGAAGTCGCGCTGTGA
- a CDS encoding DNA repair protein: MKIRCLWLGLGMLIATGASAEGMEERLRTQLRSTAQQLQALQSQQAQASAAQLAAQNEAKAAQAQIKQLTAELAKAKGVAERLAGQQQNLHDQARAQVAASVEQTGKFKKAYDDLLVMARAKEAERSKLEAQLTERDTQVQQCSVKNQQMYGVAKQILTAYENIDVAEVMKIRQPFAGSARVKFDELAQGFGDELYKTRFDAPQAALAH; encoded by the coding sequence ATGAAAATCCGCTGTTTATGGTTGGGGCTGGGCATGTTGATTGCCACCGGGGCAAGTGCCGAAGGCATGGAAGAACGCTTGCGCACGCAACTGCGCAGCACCGCTCAACAACTGCAGGCCCTGCAAAGTCAGCAGGCCCAGGCCAGCGCCGCGCAACTGGCGGCGCAGAACGAAGCCAAGGCTGCGCAGGCGCAAATCAAGCAATTGACCGCTGAACTGGCGAAGGCCAAAGGCGTTGCCGAGCGATTGGCCGGGCAACAACAGAACCTGCACGACCAGGCCCGGGCGCAAGTAGCGGCCAGCGTCGAGCAGACCGGCAAGTTCAAAAAAGCCTACGACGACTTGCTGGTGATGGCCCGTGCCAAAGAGGCCGAACGGTCGAAGCTTGAAGCGCAATTGACTGAACGTGACACACAAGTGCAGCAATGTTCAGTCAAAAATCAGCAAATGTACGGCGTTGCCAAGCAGATTCTCACCGCCTACGAAAACATCGACGTGGCCGAGGTGATGAAGATCCGCCAGCCCTTCGCCGGCAGCGCCCGGGTCAAGTTCGATGAACTGGCTCAGGGCTTTGGCGACGAACTCTACAAAACCCGATTCGACGCGCCGCAAGCTGCGCTCGCACACTGA
- a CDS encoding putative porin encodes MISNVNRLSLAVGMVIATLVGQAVAAPAPSENATINLIRLLVEQGILKQDKADALIAQAQNEAAQAKQAAASTAVVAGPVAAPGDVRVQYVPAAVRDQIRDQVKAEVMATAKQENWAAPNTFPDWASRISFDGDIRLRDESRYYSGNNSNEIVDFAKLNNNGPYDVNPNSSTSLPPLLNTREDRENQFRLRARLGMKAVISEEWTAGIRIGTGSDNNPVSTTQNLGGGFAKKDIWLDQGYLNWKPTDELTLTGGRFANPFMSTDMLYSNDLNFDGVAAIFDHKLNHDWGVFGTVGAFPVDYTNDTSSSNGFDKEESDNKWLYGAQLGAKWAINSNNRLKGALAYYRFDDIQGERSSPCEPWAGAPGCDSDGSRAAFMQKGNSVFLLRDITPNPLNPSTTAQPQYVGLASEFNLLDLNVVWDADLPQDFKLRSQGNYIHNLSYDEGDMRKRSAGQIVNNLDSNGDIESGANAWMVQFTLGNSLDLKRKGDWNLFAGYKYIQPDALPDGFNDSSFHLGGTNAKGYFMGGNYGLAKNVYATGRWLSTEAVYGAPFDIDVLQLEINTRF; translated from the coding sequence ATGATTTCCAACGTGAATCGATTGTCCCTGGCGGTCGGCATGGTCATTGCGACCCTGGTCGGTCAGGCCGTGGCAGCGCCTGCGCCCTCGGAGAACGCCACGATCAATCTGATCCGCTTGCTGGTCGAGCAGGGCATTCTGAAACAGGACAAGGCTGACGCGCTGATCGCTCAGGCGCAGAACGAAGCCGCTCAGGCCAAACAGGCTGCCGCGTCCACTGCCGTAGTGGCCGGGCCCGTCGCCGCGCCGGGCGATGTGCGTGTGCAGTACGTGCCGGCGGCGGTGCGCGACCAGATTCGCGATCAGGTCAAAGCCGAGGTCATGGCCACCGCCAAACAGGAAAACTGGGCCGCGCCGAATACCTTCCCGGACTGGGCCTCGCGGATCAGCTTCGACGGCGACATTCGTCTGCGTGACGAATCGCGTTACTACTCGGGCAACAACAGCAACGAAATCGTCGACTTCGCCAAGCTCAACAACAACGGCCCGTACGACGTCAACCCGAATAGCAGCACCAGTTTGCCGCCGTTGCTCAACACCCGTGAAGACCGCGAAAACCAGTTCCGCCTGCGTGCGCGGCTGGGCATGAAAGCGGTGATTTCGGAGGAATGGACTGCGGGTATCCGCATCGGCACCGGCTCCGACAACAACCCGGTGTCGACCACCCAGAACCTCGGCGGTGGCTTCGCCAAGAAAGACATCTGGCTCGATCAGGGTTACCTGAACTGGAAACCCACGGATGAGCTGACGCTGACCGGCGGGCGCTTCGCCAACCCTTTCATGTCCACCGACATGCTCTATTCCAACGACCTGAACTTCGACGGTGTCGCGGCTATCTTCGACCACAAGCTCAACCATGATTGGGGCGTGTTCGGCACCGTCGGCGCGTTCCCGGTGGACTACACCAACGACACCTCCAGCAGCAACGGTTTCGACAAGGAAGAGAGCGACAACAAATGGCTGTATGGCGCACAACTCGGCGCCAAGTGGGCGATCAACAGCAACAACCGTCTCAAGGGCGCACTCGCTTATTACCGCTTCGACGATATTCAAGGCGAACGCTCCAGCCCTTGCGAGCCGTGGGCCGGCGCGCCGGGCTGCGACAGCGATGGCAGCCGCGCGGCGTTCATGCAGAAGGGCAACAGCGTGTTCCTGCTGCGTGACATCACGCCGAACCCGCTCAACCCGAGCACTACAGCGCAGCCGCAATATGTCGGCCTGGCCTCGGAGTTCAACCTGCTGGATTTGAACGTGGTCTGGGACGCCGACCTGCCACAGGATTTCAAACTGCGCAGCCAGGGCAACTACATCCACAACCTCAGCTACGACGAAGGCGACATGCGCAAGCGTTCCGCCGGGCAGATCGTCAACAACCTCGACAGCAACGGCGACATCGAGAGCGGTGCCAATGCGTGGATGGTGCAGTTCACCCTCGGCAACTCGCTGGACCTCAAGCGCAAGGGCGACTGGAACCTGTTCGCTGGCTACAAGTACATCCAGCCGGACGCCTTGCCCGACGGCTTCAACGACTCGTCCTTCCACCTCGGCGGCACCAACGCCAAAGGCTATTTCATGGGCGGCAACTATGGCCTGGCGAAAAATGTTTACGCCACAGGTCGCTGGCTGAGCACCGAGGCGGTGTACGGCGCGCCGTTCGATATCGACGTCTTGCAGCTTGAGATCAACACGCGCTTCTAA
- a CDS encoding energy transducer TonB family protein codes for MTAQLPIEPPPVKKSPLRYVKWSAALLLAVLAAWFLWQWANDMAGVRREAPKVPTIIPLPPPPPPPPEKPPEPETPVEEKVVEPEPTPEPEEVKPEEEAPPSPADDLANPMQMDGDAQSGNDAFNIGAGKGGGMAGAGGGRLGTGTYSQFLAFTFQRLLRENPELRNLAFSLQADVWLSSVGEITRVELIKSSGNPEIDQQVLAALRGAPALSERPPASITLPVRLSLQGRRPG; via the coding sequence ATGACCGCACAACTTCCGATCGAACCGCCGCCCGTGAAAAAGTCGCCGTTGCGCTATGTGAAGTGGAGCGCCGCTTTGCTGCTCGCCGTGCTCGCCGCGTGGTTCCTCTGGCAATGGGCGAACGACATGGCTGGCGTGCGCCGGGAAGCGCCGAAGGTGCCGACGATCATTCCGTTGCCGCCACCGCCACCACCGCCGCCGGAGAAACCGCCAGAGCCGGAGACCCCGGTGGAAGAAAAGGTTGTCGAGCCCGAGCCAACGCCGGAGCCGGAAGAGGTCAAGCCCGAGGAAGAGGCGCCGCCGTCCCCGGCCGACGATCTGGCCAACCCGATGCAAATGGATGGCGACGCGCAGTCCGGCAATGACGCTTTCAACATCGGCGCGGGCAAGGGCGGCGGCATGGCCGGGGCTGGCGGCGGGCGTTTGGGCACGGGGACATACAGCCAGTTTCTGGCGTTTACCTTCCAGCGTTTGCTGCGCGAAAACCCCGAACTGCGCAACCTCGCGTTCTCGCTACAGGCCGATGTCTGGCTGAGCAGCGTCGGCGAAATCACTCGGGTCGAGCTGATCAAGTCCAGCGGCAATCCCGAAATAGACCAGCAGGTGCTGGCCGCGCTGCGTGGTGCGCCGGCTCTTAGCGAACGGCCTCCGGCCTCCATCACTTTGCCTGTGCGCCTGTCCCTGCAAGGGCGGCGTCCGGGTTAA
- a CDS encoding ExbD/TolR family protein produces the protein MASVNASHDDDEDAAVDSINITPLVDVLMVVLVMFILTATAQVSGIQINLPKASASVSLSEAKTKAISVNDGGQVFLDAYPVTLAELEERLRIEKAQSPDFPVIVRGDATVQYQKVIEVLDLLRRLELSQVGLVTGKPSQG, from the coding sequence ATGGCGTCCGTAAATGCCTCCCACGACGATGACGAAGATGCTGCGGTGGACAGCATCAACATCACCCCGCTGGTCGATGTGCTGATGGTGGTGCTGGTGATGTTCATCCTCACCGCCACTGCGCAGGTCTCCGGGATCCAGATCAACCTGCCCAAGGCCAGCGCCTCGGTGTCGCTGTCGGAAGCCAAGACCAAGGCGATTTCGGTCAACGACGGCGGCCAGGTGTTTCTCGATGCCTATCCGGTGACCCTGGCGGAACTGGAAGAACGCCTGCGCATCGAGAAGGCGCAGAGCCCGGATTTCCCGGTAATCGTGCGCGGCGATGCGACGGTGCAATACCAGAAAGTCATCGAAGTGCTGGATCTGCTGCGCCGGCTCGAACTGTCCCAGGTCGGTCTCGTTACCGGCAAACCGAGTCAGGGCTGA
- a CDS encoding DUF2341 domain-containing protein: protein MPRLFLSLLICLGFVLPATAQAWWQDDWHYRKQIAVDTTPQGAAINQALGRTALLVRLHTGNFTFDGVKEDGADLRFVAADDKTVLNHQIESFDALMGMALIWVDVPNVEGGQRQDIWMYYGNQKAAATGNGQLTFDPNYTALYHFDGATGTPAKDTTAYGNTAQSATGAAIDGVVGRALQFSGQPLLLPASPSLQHNAGSAFTFSAWLRLDQANGEQLILSRREGTQNLLIGVNQGVPFVEIDGQRAAAAQALNPGQWQHVALTAEGSKVTLYINGREGAVLAQAMPAFNSVMAIGADVHEGPLQPFAGAIDELRLSKVARPAALLLADATSQGAESKLVAYGVDEEQSGFGFGSLGFLLNAVPIDAWVIIAVLVLMMFQSWVIMLRKNRSLSRVSAANEDFRVQFAKVGTRLEMFADDAQLAQRLQHSSLWRLYLVAVKEIRTRREQGADTSSVSAATIEAIRCSMDGVRTRENQQLSSKLSTLSNAIAGGPYIGLLGTVLGIMVVFLGTAMAGDVNINAIAPGMAAALLATAMGLFVAIPALFGYNRLITRNKEVSADMRVFVDEFITRLAEMHGESQFSEAAHQRGHHANHSVPA from the coding sequence ATGCCGCGCCTTTTCCTTTCCTTGTTGATCTGCCTGGGCTTCGTGCTCCCGGCCACGGCTCAGGCCTGGTGGCAGGACGACTGGCATTACCGCAAACAAATTGCTGTCGACACCACGCCACAAGGCGCGGCGATCAATCAGGCCCTCGGCCGCACTGCGCTGCTGGTGCGCTTGCACACCGGCAATTTCACCTTTGACGGCGTCAAGGAGGACGGCGCCGATCTGCGTTTCGTCGCCGCCGATGACAAAACCGTGCTCAATCATCAGATCGAAAGCTTCGATGCGCTGATGGGCATGGCGCTGATCTGGGTAGATGTGCCGAATGTCGAGGGCGGTCAGCGCCAGGACATTTGGATGTATTACGGCAACCAGAAAGCTGCGGCGACTGGCAATGGCCAACTGACGTTTGATCCGAATTACACCGCGCTCTATCACTTCGACGGCGCCACCGGCACTCCGGCCAAAGACACCACCGCCTATGGCAACACTGCGCAAAGTGCGACCGGCGCGGCGATTGACGGTGTAGTAGGGCGCGCCTTGCAGTTCAGCGGCCAGCCGTTGCTGCTGCCGGCCAGCCCTTCGCTGCAACACAACGCCGGCAGCGCATTCACCTTCAGCGCCTGGCTGCGGTTGGATCAAGCGAATGGCGAGCAGCTGATTCTGTCGCGTCGCGAAGGCACGCAAAATCTGCTGATCGGCGTCAATCAGGGCGTGCCGTTTGTGGAGATCGACGGTCAACGCGCCGCTGCCGCGCAAGCGCTCAATCCGGGCCAATGGCAACACGTCGCGTTGACCGCTGAAGGCTCGAAAGTGACGCTTTACATCAATGGTCGCGAAGGCGCGGTGCTGGCTCAAGCGATGCCGGCGTTCAACTCGGTCATGGCCATCGGCGCTGACGTGCACGAAGGTCCGTTGCAGCCGTTCGCAGGTGCCATCGACGAACTGCGCCTGTCGAAAGTCGCCCGTCCCGCCGCGCTGTTGCTGGCCGATGCCACTTCGCAAGGCGCTGAGTCGAAACTGGTCGCCTATGGCGTCGATGAAGAACAGTCCGGCTTCGGTTTCGGCAGCCTCGGCTTCCTCCTCAACGCAGTGCCGATCGACGCCTGGGTGATCATCGCCGTGCTGGTGCTGATGATGTTCCAGTCATGGGTCATCATGTTGCGCAAGAACCGCAGCCTCAGCCGCGTTTCTGCGGCCAACGAAGATTTCCGCGTGCAATTCGCCAAGGTCGGCACGCGTCTGGAAATGTTCGCCGACGACGCCCAACTCGCGCAGCGTTTGCAGCATTCGTCGCTGTGGCGCCTGTATCTGGTGGCGGTGAAAGAGATCCGCACCCGCCGCGAGCAGGGCGCCGATACCTCGTCGGTTTCCGCCGCCACCATCGAAGCCATCCGCTGCTCCATGGACGGCGTGCGCACCCGCGAAAACCAGCAACTGAGTTCGAAACTGTCGACCCTGTCCAATGCGATCGCCGGTGGCCCGTACATCGGCCTGCTCGGCACGGTGTTGGGGATCATGGTGGTGTTCCTCGGTACGGCGATGGCCGGTGACGTGAATATCAATGCCATCGCGCCGGGCATGGCCGCAGCACTGTTGGCCACGGCGATGGGCCTGTTCGTCGCTATCCCCGCGCTGTTTGGCTACAACCGCCTGATCACCCGCAACAAGGAAGTCAGCGCCGACATGCGCGTGTTCGTCGACGAGTTCATCACGCGCCTGGCGGAGATGCATGGCGAGAGCCAGTTCAGTGAGGCAGCGCATCAGCGCGGCCATCACGCCAATCACTCCGTACCGGCCTGA
- a CDS encoding ShlB/FhaC/HecB family hemolysin secretion/activation protein — protein sequence MEPIFKSRLALWSWLLVTAGAQPALAQEVAETAAAQRLVDVNEYFVRGNTVLDARAIEEAVYPFLGPQKALTDIEGARDALQKAYQQRGYQSVFVELPEQAVADGIVYLQVSETKVGRVRVVGAKHYSPLDIRDNVPALKEGEVPDFAKVQGELAQLNKTPGRQVMPLVREGQRPGTMDVDLQVEDQNPWTASVGLNNDYSADTEKLRTVSSVGYNNLWQLGHSVNLTFFTAPQETDNAKVWSGSYTAPLDERWSVQFSGYQSDSNVATIGGSNVLGRGHSYGVSAIYTLPSSGNWSNSLSAGIDFKDFDERLTLSGESDKVPLQYAPFTFAYNGYRYSEKSQLGLGLSLVAATRSVFGYGSDDEDFDYKRYRAKPSFAVLKGDTNYTWTFDSDWQSASKAAFQLASGPLVSNEQFSAGGATSVRGYLAAERTGDDGVLLSQEVRTPSLAKYAGTWMQDWRFYAFAEGAQLYLRDELPDQDANYALASVGLGTRASLSKWLSGSLDWGFPLLEGPNTSKQESRLHFNLQATF from the coding sequence GTGGAACCGATTTTCAAGTCACGGCTGGCGCTGTGGAGCTGGCTGCTGGTGACGGCGGGCGCGCAGCCGGCATTGGCGCAGGAGGTCGCCGAAACCGCAGCGGCGCAGCGCCTAGTCGACGTCAACGAATACTTCGTGCGCGGCAACACCGTGCTCGATGCGCGGGCGATCGAAGAAGCGGTGTACCCGTTTCTCGGCCCGCAAAAAGCCCTCACCGATATCGAAGGTGCGCGCGATGCCTTGCAGAAGGCGTATCAGCAACGCGGCTACCAATCGGTGTTCGTCGAACTGCCAGAGCAAGCGGTCGCCGACGGTATCGTGTATCTGCAAGTCAGCGAAACCAAAGTCGGACGCGTGCGTGTGGTCGGCGCCAAACACTATTCGCCACTCGATATTCGTGACAACGTTCCGGCGCTCAAAGAAGGCGAGGTGCCGGACTTCGCCAAGGTCCAGGGCGAACTGGCGCAGCTCAACAAAACTCCCGGTCGACAAGTCATGCCGCTGGTGCGCGAAGGTCAGCGTCCCGGCACCATGGATGTCGATTTGCAAGTCGAAGACCAGAACCCGTGGACCGCCAGTGTCGGCCTCAACAACGACTACAGCGCTGACACCGAAAAGCTGCGCACGGTCTCCAGCGTCGGTTACAACAACCTCTGGCAACTCGGCCACAGCGTCAACCTGACATTTTTCACCGCGCCGCAGGAAACCGATAACGCCAAGGTCTGGTCGGGCTCCTACACCGCGCCGCTGGACGAGCGCTGGAGCGTGCAGTTCTCCGGTTACCAGTCCGACAGCAACGTTGCCACCATCGGTGGCAGCAACGTGCTTGGCAGGGGCCACAGTTATGGCGTGTCGGCGATCTACACGCTGCCGTCGAGCGGCAACTGGTCGAATTCATTGTCGGCCGGCATCGACTTCAAAGACTTCGACGAGCGCCTGACCTTGTCGGGCGAGAGCGACAAGGTGCCGCTGCAATATGCGCCGTTCACCTTTGCCTACAACGGCTACCGCTACAGCGAAAAGAGCCAGCTCGGCCTCGGCCTGAGCCTGGTCGCCGCCACCCGCAGTGTTTTCGGCTACGGCAGCGACGATGAAGATTTCGACTACAAACGCTACCGCGCCAAGCCGAGTTTCGCCGTACTCAAGGGCGACACGAATTACACCTGGACCTTCGACAGCGACTGGCAGAGCGCAAGCAAAGCTGCGTTCCAACTGGCGTCCGGGCCACTGGTTTCCAACGAACAGTTCTCCGCCGGCGGCGCCACCTCCGTGCGCGGCTATCTGGCCGCCGAACGTACCGGCGATGACGGCGTGCTGCTCAGTCAGGAAGTACGCACGCCATCACTGGCCAAGTACGCCGGCACCTGGATGCAGGACTGGCGTTTCTACGCCTTCGCCGAAGGTGCGCAGCTGTATCTGCGCGACGAACTGCCAGATCAGGACGCCAATTACGCCCTGGCCAGTGTCGGCCTCGGCACCCGCGCCAGCCTCAGTAAATGGCTGTCCGGCAGCCTCGATTGGGGCTTCCCGTTACTCGAAGGGCCGAACACCTCGAAACAGGAATCGCGCCTGCACTTCAACCTTCAGGCCACTTTCTAA
- a CDS encoding transposase, which yields MGTMERYSKVGMQELDQRLSKIVEAARKKPVSVYRYGAPWVWIVSQDDWQGALKEVSSYIPPGHSLVLLRPQIDDLLDAHCALMHDLNAQPGMLIPAQTVMHILLLQLLYSVPSEQQLYEQLNYNLLFRWFVGLGLNQKVWSFNALSRDIATLLNEPRAVLLIQKIIGEVFCGALLQMPEFSLNFALLHTWLGKHACATTISN from the coding sequence ATGGGGACTATGGAACGCTACTCGAAAGTGGGCATGCAGGAGCTCGATCAACGCTTGTCGAAGATCGTCGAAGCGGCGCGCAAGAAGCCGGTTTCGGTGTATCGCTACGGCGCGCCGTGGGTCTGGATCGTCTCGCAGGATGACTGGCAGGGCGCCTTGAAAGAGGTGTCGAGCTACATTCCGCCAGGGCATTCGCTGGTGTTGCTGCGCCCACAGATCGACGACCTTCTCGACGCCCACTGCGCGCTGATGCACGACCTGAATGCCCAGCCCGGCATGCTGATCCCTGCGCAAACGGTCATGCACATCCTGCTTTTGCAACTGCTGTATTCGGTGCCCAGTGAGCAGCAGCTGTATGAACAGCTCAATTACAACCTGCTGTTCCGCTGGTTCGTCGGCCTCGGCCTGAACCAGAAAGTCTGGAGCTTCAACGCCCTCAGCCGCGACATCGCCACGCTACTCAACGAGCCGCGGGCGGTGCTGCTCATTCAAAAAATCATCGGCGAAGTGTTCTGCGGTGCGCTGCTGCAAATGCCCGAGTTCTCGCTGAACTTCGCGCTGCTGCACACCTGGCTGGGCAAGCACGCCTGCGCCACAACGATCAGCAACTGA
- a CDS encoding NADP-dependent glyceraldehyde-3-phosphate dehydrogenase: protein MTTANILGNLFPSVSDIPEKYRLDGQVEQREYLVDGQLRRWDGPLAQVRSPVYLQNENGAEQVILGSTPLLDAGTALTALDAAVRAYDRGQGLWPTMRVAERIQHVEAFLGRMRQQRDAVVKLLMWEIGKNLKDSEKEFDRTCDYIVDTINALKELDRRSSRFELEQDTLGQIRRVPLGVALCMGPYNYPLNETFTTLIPALIMGNTVVFKPAKLGVLLIRPLLEAFRDSFPTGVINVIYGSGRETVSALMASGKIDIFAFIGTNKAASDLKKLHPKPHRLRAALGLDAKNPGIVLPEVDLDNAVSEALTGSLSFNGQRCTALKILFVHEDVVDSFIEKFNAKLATLKPGMPWDSGVSLTPLPESGKVDYLHGLVADARSKGAEVVNPNGGESRESFFYPAVLYPVNPQMRVYQEEQFGPVVPIVPYRHLDTVIDYVLESDFGQQLSIFGTNPVAVGRLVDTFANQVGRINLNAQCQRGPDTYPFNGRKNSAEGTLSVHDALRVFSIRTLVATKFQESNKDLISEIIRGRDSSFLTTDYIF, encoded by the coding sequence ATGACCACAGCAAATATCCTTGGCAACCTGTTTCCTTCTGTCAGCGACATCCCGGAAAAATATCGCCTCGACGGTCAGGTCGAGCAACGCGAATACCTCGTCGATGGCCAGTTGCGGCGCTGGGACGGCCCGCTCGCGCAAGTGCGCAGCCCGGTGTATCTGCAAAACGAAAACGGCGCTGAGCAAGTGATCCTCGGCAGCACGCCGTTGCTTGACGCCGGCACCGCGCTCACCGCTCTCGACGCCGCCGTACGGGCCTACGACCGTGGTCAGGGCCTGTGGCCGACGATGCGCGTGGCCGAGCGTATCCAGCATGTCGAAGCGTTTCTTGGGCGCATGCGCCAACAGCGCGACGCCGTGGTCAAGCTGTTGATGTGGGAAATCGGCAAGAATCTCAAGGACTCGGAAAAAGAGTTCGATCGCACCTGCGACTACATCGTCGATACGATCAATGCGCTCAAGGAACTCGACCGCCGCTCCAGCCGTTTCGAACTGGAGCAGGACACGCTCGGGCAGATCCGCCGCGTGCCGCTGGGCGTTGCCCTGTGCATGGGCCCTTACAACTATCCGCTCAACGAAACGTTCACCACGTTGATTCCGGCGCTGATCATGGGTAACACCGTGGTGTTCAAACCGGCCAAACTCGGCGTGCTGCTGATTCGGCCGTTGCTGGAAGCGTTCCGCGACAGTTTCCCGACCGGCGTCATCAACGTGATCTACGGCAGTGGCCGCGAAACTGTCAGCGCGCTGATGGCCAGTGGCAAGATCGATATCTTCGCGTTCATCGGCACCAACAAGGCCGCCAGCGACCTGAAAAAACTGCACCCGAAACCGCACCGTTTGCGCGCCGCGTTGGGGCTCGATGCGAAAAACCCGGGCATCGTTTTGCCGGAGGTGGATCTCGACAACGCCGTCAGCGAAGCGCTGACCGGTTCGCTGTCGTTCAATGGCCAACGCTGCACCGCACTGAAAATTCTCTTTGTGCATGAGGACGTCGTCGACAGCTTCATCGAGAAATTCAACGCCAAACTGGCCACGCTGAAACCGGGCATGCCGTGGGACAGCGGCGTGTCGCTGACGCCGCTGCCGGAATCGGGCAAGGTCGATTACCTGCACGGTCTGGTCGCGGATGCGCGCAGCAAAGGCGCGGAAGTGGTCAACCCGAATGGCGGCGAGTCCCGCGAGTCGTTCTTTTACCCAGCGGTGCTATACCCAGTGAATCCGCAGATGCGCGTCTATCAGGAAGAACAATTCGGCCCGGTCGTGCCGATCGTGCCGTACCGCCACCTCGATACCGTGATCGATTACGTGCTGGAGTCGGATTTCGGTCAGCAACTGAGCATTTTCGGCACCAACCCGGTAGCGGTCGGGCGGCTGGTAGATACGTTCGCCAACCAGGTCGGGCGGATCAACCTCAATGCCCAATGCCAGCGCGGCCCGGACACCTACCCGTTCAACGGGCGCAAGAATTCCGCCGAAGGCACTCTGTCGGTTCACGATGCACTGCGGGTATTTTCGATCCGTACGCTGGTGGCGACCAAGTTCCAGGAGAGCAACAAGGATCTGATCAGCGAGATTATTCGCGGGCGGGATTCGAGTTTCCTGACCACCGACTACATCTTCTGA
- a CDS encoding DUF3302 domain-containing protein yields MLDYFALGLLVFVGLVLFYGIIVLHDIPYEIAVHRNHPHQDAIHATGWVSLFTLHALWPFLWIWAMAYREDRGWGFGDGKPVHNHVLRLEQQVLELQTRLEHLEAQSAIAPSSDAREV; encoded by the coding sequence ATGCTCGATTATTTCGCGCTGGGTCTGTTGGTGTTCGTCGGTCTCGTGCTGTTTTACGGGATCATCGTGTTGCACGACATTCCGTATGAAATTGCCGTTCACCGTAACCACCCGCATCAGGATGCGATCCACGCCACTGGCTGGGTCAGCCTGTTCACCCTGCATGCGCTGTGGCCGTTTCTGTGGATCTGGGCCATGGCCTATCGCGAGGATCGCGGTTGGGGATTCGGTGACGGCAAACCCGTGCACAATCATGTCCTGCGCCTTGAGCAGCAAGTGCTCGAGTTGCAAACCCGACTTGAGCACCTTGAGGCGCAGTCGGCGATTGCACCATCTTCCGATGCACGGGAAGTCTGA